The DNA sequence TGCCCTtgttcttttttaaattttttggtgattggaaataacataaagaaaaaagacTTAAGAGAAAGAGTAagatttttttctaataataatgtCTAAATTATTAGGGGATAGTAATCATTTCAAGTACACATACTTGTTAAAAGCAGCCGTCTTAGCCATTAAATCAGCCACTCTATTTGCTGTGCGCTGAATGAGTACTACCGTAACTGTCCAATTAcgttggagcatctctttaattTTGTCAAGCAAATCAAAGTCAGTCCTAATCATGCTGGTTGTGTCTCGCGAAACAAGAAGAAACGCATCAAGATTATCAGTTTCACATATAACCTCTTTGCACTCGCAATCCCAAAGCATAACAAGCCCTCTACAAATAGCATGAAGCTCACAACAGAGAACACTAGAAAGAGGCATATTGGCAGAACAACCTTTCATCCAAATTCTCATGCTGTCTCTAATAATACACCCAAAGCCAACTAATTGCTCATTTTCAAAAACGCTTGCATCGCAGTTCACTTTATAGACATTCATCGGAGGTGGTTCCCAGTTATATTGCAAAGAGGAAGGAGTAATATGTTTTTGGGTGGTAATGACATTGGAGAAATCTCGAGCAGCATGTTTAGCCAAGTGAACAATTTTTTCCCTACTCCATGGATTATCTTGATGGAAGATGTCATTGTTCCTATCCCTCCAAATCCACCAAAAGGCCGCTGCAAAGAGGAACTCATTTTTGTTGAGGTTAGACCGAATCCAAGACACAAAATCCAAACCAGAATCTACAGCAATCATTCCCAAGTTTAAGCTAATCCAAATCTGACGAGCTTTTTGGCAAGTCCTAAAGCAATGGTCAATATCCTCTAGAGCAAGATAACATCTTTGACAAAAATCAGAAGTAGCAAGACCTCTTTGAAACCGGTAGCTAGTTGTGAAAACTCCGTTGTTGAGACAAAGTCAGAGCAGACACTTTATCTTCTCCAGTATTCTTTGACTACACGCTTCCTAACCTTTATAAAATATCAGATCGACTCCTGTTTATATATTCCGTGAGACCAATAAATTTTTTCGTTGGTTTTTTCGTTCATAGTCGTCGAAAAACGCTGAGGTGTAACGTGTAGCCTATGACATGGCCTTGGCACATCCTACGTGGAATGGTATGTGTTCACCGGGACCATTAAAACTCTGTACAGTCAGCAAAGCGATGTCGTTTTGGCTCAAAGGCTTTTTGCGTGTTTTTGTGAAATCTCATTCTCCCTCTTTTTTGAACCCTAACACTAGGGGCTCAAGCATGAGCGATCCAGAGTAATCTTCAACCTCTCACACACGCCGTGTCTGGAGGAAGACTATGGTGGGTTCGAATAGCAATGCAAGTGAGGGGAAGAAGGCCAAGTTCCAGCACCCTAAAAGCAAATGTGGAACGTATGCAATCATGCAAGAATCTAGGACATCGAAGAACCCAGTCAGAATCTTCCTCGGTTGTTCCTACTATCACGTAAGTGTGCCTCTATCTTCCATTTATGTAATCAACTTATTCTGTGGTTTAACAAGTTGTATTCACTATAATGGCAATTGCAGATGGAGCAACGTCACTGCAACTATTTTGTTTGACTGGATGAACTGATTTCTAAACGTTTTGGACATGAAGATAACAATAATGTTGAAGGAAGAATGATGATGCTGGAGaatggtgcatgaaattgtgatctctaacaatggcattcaacttggtatgcgcatctataatctcagcactttcttcacaacttcgcatcactaaccagcaagtgtactgggtcgtccaagtaataaaccttacgtgagtaagggtcgatcccacagagattattggtatgaagcaagctatggtcatcttgtagatctcagtcaggcggattcaaatggttataatggttttcgaatataaaaataaataaagcataaaataaagatagagatacttatgtaattcattggtgggaatttcagataagtgcatgaagatgttgtgttccttttgaatctctgctttcctactgcttcatccaatcattcttactcctttccatggcaagctgtatgtagggtgtcaccgttgtcaatggctacttcccatcctctcagtgaaaatggtcctctacggtttcccgcatggctaatcagctgttggttctcgatcatgtcggaataggatccattgatccttttgcgtctatcactacgcctcacactcgcgagtttgaagcttgtcacagtcatttaatccctgaatcctatcatagacaaggtttagactttccggaatctcaagaatgctgccaatgggttctagcttataccacgaagactctgatctcacggaatggaaggctcggttgtcaggcgagggcaaccatgcgtcgtgcatcaggaatccaagagatacacactctagctcttgcttgtagaacggaggtgattgtcaggtacacgttcataaggacggatgatgatgagtgtcacggatcatcacatccatcaggttgaagtacgagtgatatcttagaataaaaataagcttgaattgaataaaagaacaatagtaattgcattaattctcgaggtacagcagagctccacaccttaatctatggtgtgtagaaactccaccgttgaaaatacataagaacaaggtctaggcatggccgaatggacAGCCCCCAAAACGgcatatgaattcgaaaaatagggaaaagaccaatggtcaaaagacgtctaatacaatagtaaaaagttctatttatactaaaacagctactagggtttatagaaataagtctaagtgcaaaaatccacttttggggcccactttgatgtgtgcttgggctgagtttgagctttacacgagctaaggcttctattggagttaaacgccaagttgtaacgtatttttggcgtttaactctggtttgtgacgtgtttctggcgttttactccagaatgcagcatggaactagcgttgaacgccagtttgcatcgtctaatcTTGAATGAAGtgtagactattatatattgctggaaaaccctggatgtctactttccaacgcagttgagagcgcgtcatttggagttctgtagctccaaaaaatctattttgagtgcagggaggttagaatccaacaacatcagcattcctttttcagcctgaatcagatttttgctcaggtccctcaatttcagcaaaaaaaatacctgaaatcacagaaaaatacataaactcgtagtaaagtccagaaatatgaattttttatgaaaactaataaaaaacatactaaaaagtatctagaacctactaaaaactacctaaaaacaatgccaaaaagcgtataaattatccgctcatcagagaaTAGATTGGAGCAACTGGAATATAAGATTGAGCATGAATatgaaggaaaataaaaaaaatgtagtAATCACTATGGTGTATTTGTTATTCTGGCAATGTTAATTCTGTTAACAGCAATTGTGTATGTAGTGTTTTAGGGTATATTGTGTTGCTGTAAGTGATGCATGGACAAGGTTAAGACATGAGTTAATTTGCTCTGTAATTGTAGGTTCTATATGAATGGAATGTGAATTTTTTTGTAAGAATCCTAAGTTTGAAACCATGATAAGTATGCACAATGTTGTATAAGCTAAAAGCATCATATTTATATTCATATTGCTAAGCACAAAGGCCTGATTTAGTTTGTTGATGTATCAGCCAAAAACATCAGCATATGTCTGAAttcacaaaacaaaaaatatgcTTTAGTAGTCTACCAATTTCCATAATTGTAGCCTTAAGTCTATTACGTATTGTAACTTGACAACCAAAAAACTTGACACCAAAATATTCATAGTCTCCATAACTATGACTATAAGTATGTCATTTCTCAAGTCTTGGTGGCCTAAACCCATATGTTTGCTTGAATCTGTGGGGTGCATTTAGGCCTGATGTGGGGACAAACTTGAAGGGAGTTGTAGCAGTTCCTGAGCTAGTTGCTCCATCAGTTATGTGTTGCTGCTGACTTGGTGGTTGTGTGGTTGGGGCTGTTGCCTACTAGAGAGGGGGCTGAAGTATTGGGGTTGTGGCCTGCTGTTGAGGGTGGTAAAGTGTAGGTGCTGGTGGTTTAGTTATTGCTTGCTTGGGTCTGAAAATTGGCCCCTGATTGAGTGTAGTTAGGGTAGTAGGGGTTGAGTGCTCAGTGTTGAAACTTACACCCTAAAGCACATGAAAACAATAGAATTCATGATCTATACTCTTGGGCTAAAATATGTTATAGTGTATGGACAtgaatctgaaaaataaaataacctCTATTGGTGGTGGGACAGACTGTGAAGATTGGATCTTAACTCTTCCCTCTTCTTGGACTGAAATAGGGGTGGATCTCTTTGGAaccttttacttttacttttttgcTTTAGCCATTGAAGTACACAAGAGAAGCAAAGTTGttcatccaaaaaaaaaaaaaaaactaagtaACTATAGGATGTAAGACAGTGAGCTACCACTGGATCCAATGGTGTGACAATAACATTCTGGGAGTTATTTGGTTGAACTCCTTTCCCAGCCTATGCAAATGAAAATAACATCTCAGCTACTTTCATGCATATGGTAGTATAACTATTCTGCTCAatttagaaataataataactacAATGTAACAAAAACATGTAGAACTCCTTTAACCTGTGCTTGTTGCTGATCTGCATGTGTCTGTGATGATTGGTTTCTATTTTGGTGTTGCTTTGCCTTCTTTCGCTTTGACTGCCAATTCAGATTTGCAGGTGCGCCTTTGCAAGTCCTATGGTAGTGTCCCTTTTTTTCACATTTACTGCATGTTACTTAGAATGAGTTCCTCACATTGTGACCTTGTGGCGGCATTTGAAACTCAACCACCACATCCATAGTTGTAAGAatcggaccggaccggccggttcgaccAGAAAACCAGTGAACCAGACCCAGAACCGGTTCGGTTGAGTGATGTAATCGGATAAGGAATAGAACCGTTTTGAACCGGGTTGAACCGGCCGGTTTTGATAAAAAACGAAAAACTGGCGGTTTCTGGTTAACCGACCGGTTcaggaaatttttttttattctttttccaaaacgacgtcgttttggtttatttaaaaaaaaagaaaagcccTACTGCCCTACGGGCTACCACCCCCATGCCCCACCCGATCCAAGTTTGCAGTTCCAATTTCCCTCCCCTTTTGGCTATTTCCCCCAACCCTAACGGCGAAACGGCGAAACCCTACCAGCCCTCCGCCAGTCCGCCGCCCTCACCTCACTCACCCAGCCCCCAGCCCATCATCCTCTTCGTCTCACCGGCGGTCTGAGCTCTGAAGAAACCAACTCAACCAACTCAGCCTGTCATCCTCTCCGAACAGCAGACCCGCCACCCTCGAACTCGCCGGTCGGCCGTTGCGCGCAATCGAACTCGCCATTCCAGCGTCGTCGCCCTCGCCCAGTCGCCCTCCCCATCACCCTTCTGCTCTAGTGCTATTGCTCTGTGACTCTGTCAACAGGTAAGCTCCACTGCTCCAGTTCTGTAATCTGCTTCTGCTCTGTTTTACACTTGAAGTTTAATGATTGTTGTGTGAAATACATTACACTCTGCTCTGTTCTGTTACTGTAAGTTCTGTTAAGCTGAATTTCCTTGTTGAATATGCTTGTTGAAATTTGAAACTGTTGAAAACATTACACTTGAATATGCTTGTTGAATTTCCTTGTTGAATATGCTTGTTGAATTTCCTTGTAAATTTACTGTTGGATTAGGACATGAAATATGAAACTGTTGGCTGTTGCATTTTTCATGTTATGTAAATCAAATTTTTCATGTAAATCAATTTATGTTTTGTTGATTTGTACTGAAAATATGAAACTGTTGGATTATATGCTTGATTTGAATCTATGAAATATGAATTTGCTTGTCTTGCTGAATAGGGAATTTAACTATTTAAGAATTTAAGGTTGCTGTCTTGCTGAATAGGGAATAGGAACTAGGGAATTTAGGGTTGCTATTGTTTTATAATTTTGCAGTTTTGCTACTCCATATTCTTTTAGAATGGCTTCTGCGAATACACCATCAGAAACACCATCTTCGCAAGAATAAGGATCAACTCCTGATGCATCAATCGGAACCCAAAAAAACAATAATAGAGCAAAAACCAATCCTATATGGGGTCATTGTAAACAAGTTGTGGAGTCTGGAAAAACAATTCTGCTATGCATATATTGTGAGAAGCTTATTAGGGGTGGAGGAATTCATCGGTTTAAACTTCATTTGGCTGGAAAAGGAGGAGATATTGACTCTTGTCGAAAGGTGCCAGCTGCAGTGAGACACCAATTCCATGAAAGTATTGAAGAGCTTcgaagcaagaaaagaaaaactcaagaacaatATGCCGAAAGTTATAATGCTTGTGATGATGTTGAAAGAGAATTTGACGAGATCGAACGTAATGAGatgcaacaacaacaaaaatccAGGGTTCCAACACCTatctctagaaaaggaaaacaaGTCAAAGGTTTACAATCCTATTTTCCATCGGCAACAACACCCGGAGCTCAACCAACTATCAAAAGCGTTCTTCAAAGCAAAGAAATTGTGGAAAAGTGTGATATTGCTATTGCGAAATGGATGGTGGATGCCTCTGTTCCATTTAATGCGGTTAATTCAGCTTACTATCAGCCAATGATTGATGCTATTGCAAGCATGGGTGCAGGGTATAAAGGGCCAAGTTATCCAAGAGTCAGTGGGTATTTGTTGAGTAAATTAGTTGAGGATGTAAGGAAGATGATTGATGGTTATCGTGAGATTTGGAAGCAAACTGGATGCACTATTATGGCCGATAGATGGACTGATCATTGTAGGCGTactttgattaattttttagtttattatcCTAAAGGAACTGTTTTTCTAAAGTCAGTTGATGCTTCTAATATCTCAAAAACTGCTGAAAATTTGTTTAAGTTGTTTAGGGATGTTGTATTGTTTGTTGGTCCTGAGAATGTTGTGCATATTGTAACGGACAATGCTGCAAACTATGTTGCTGTGGGAAGATTGTTGGAGGCTGAGTTTCCTAAATTGTATTGGTCCCCTTGTGCAGCTCATTGTGTTAATCTGATGTTTCAAGATATTGGGAAGTTGCAAGAAGTGAGTCAAACTGTGTCACAAGCTTCACTGATCACTAAGTATATCTATAATCATTGCTATccattgttcttgatgagaaaGTTTACAGGTGGGCGGAAAATACTTCGTCTAGCTCCAACTCGGTTTGCTACTAATTTCATTGCTTTGCAAAGTATTTTAGCTCAAAAGGATCCTCTGAGAGCTATGGTGACTTCTAAAGAATTTACAAGCTCAGCTTACTCCAAAGAAGCCAAAGCTAAGAAATTTGTGGATCAAGTCTTGGATTCTAAATTTTGGAGTCAATGCACTGATATTGTTAAGCTTACTTCGCCACTTGTTCATGTTTTACGTATTGTGGATAGTGAAGACAGACCTGCCATGGGTTATCTTTATCAAGCTATTTATAAGGCTA is a window from the Arachis stenosperma cultivar V10309 chromosome 3, arast.V10309.gnm1.PFL2, whole genome shotgun sequence genome containing:
- the LOC130966873 gene encoding uncharacterized protein LOC130966873, which gives rise to MVGSNSNASEGKKAKFQHPKSKCGTYAIMQESRTSKNPVRIFLGCSYYHLIRGGGIHRFKLHLAGKGGDIDSCRKVPAAVRHQFHESIEELRSKKRKTQEQYAESYNACDDVEREFDEIERNEMQQQQKSRVPTPISRKGKQVKGLQSYFPSATTPGAQPTIKSVLQSKEIVEKCDIAIAKWMVDASVPFNAVNSAYYQPMIDAIASMGAGYKGPSYPRVSGYLLSKLVEDVRKMIDGYREIWKQTGCTIMADRWTDHCRRTLINFLVYYPKGTVFLKSVDASNISKTAENLFKLFRDVVLFVGPENVVHIVTDNAANYVAVGRLLEAEFPKLYWSPCAAHCVNLMFQDIGKLQEVSQTVSQASLITKYIYNHCYPLFLMRKFTGGRKILRLAPTRFATNFIALQSILAQKDPLRAMVTSKEFTSSAYSKEAKAKKFVDQVLDSKFWSQCTDIVKLTSPLVHVLRIVDSEDRPAMGYLYQAIYKATEEMVRRFQKRKKVVDPYLKILDILWDAQLKRNLHAAGYWLNPAFRFNAGEFENHKEMISGLLDVIEKYAYDDPVLNSKLTSEKRIFKNAEKDFGRPSAIRERTTVMPDQWWESYGCGAPNLQKLAIRVLSQTCSSSGCERNWSIFEHIHSKKRNRLKHQKLNDLVYVHYNLRLQQRNQMRNQVYDPICLDAFEDHSEWILEDSPPFLTPEEIDALRNDLANMSLQSPLDDLDQLDLEDDREDDGANNSVENANQNETNQDVAPHLSDEE